A region of the Columba livia isolate bColLiv1 breed racing homer chromosome 15, bColLiv1.pat.W.v2, whole genome shotgun sequence genome:
cccgcctggacaccttcctgtgtaacctcatctgggtgttcctgctccatgggggattgcactggatgagctttccagggcccttcaacccctgacactctgggattctgtgaaggcACTTCAATCCTGTGGATTTGTCATTGATTAAAATACAGGAAACCAAGTAGGAATAAATAGGTTTCTCAGCAGGGAGGTCACCAGGCAGGTACCAAAGGCTTCTTTGCTGTAACCTGCTCAAGGCATAAATGTCCTCAGAAAGGGAATGAACAGCAAGAATGAGAAACTGCAAATGGAATCTAATTCAAAGTAACAACTGAGGTGCCTTGAGAGGGTCTTGTAATGTTAAGTGGGCAATAAAGTGATGCGGACTTCACTGTTAAATAAGGGAAAAGTCACACATATGTGAAAACCCACCTTAGCTATAGTTAGTgatttgtatgtgtgtatgttttgTCATTTAGGGAAGATTTTAAGAGGGCagatatttctgtgaaaatgtcACGCTTGGCAGCTGTCAAAAAGACAAATGCAGAGTTACAAGGTAACTAGGACAGCAATAAAAGACCAAAAATCCCTCTTTACCGCTCCCGTAGGGCGttttgtcagtgctgcaggcggTTCTGGTTCCTCCCATTGTGGAGAGCGGGTtatgaaactggaaaaaggGTGTTGGGATAATGACGTGGCGGGAGGACCCAACAGAGCAGCACTCGTGTCGTCCTGCTGAAGCAGTGCGCTAACATCTTCgtttcatttttcagaatgataataaagaaaaagggaaaaggagttCTTGAGGAACCcgtacagaaaaagaaaagggtgaaGAGTAGCAAGAGCCAGCCTATCATTGAAATCGAGAAAGGTGTTCAAACTGACACTGGAACTGAGGGTGAGACAAAAACAAAGGTacggaaaaaggaaaaattaaaggaaGATGAATGCTTAGACCAATTAGaactgaagaagaagaagaagaaacacaagaaaaagaaagttggCTCTAAATTACTGAAAGAAGCGCGTTCAGAAAGCTTTGTGAGTATAGAGAGCCATCCGGATTCAGAACCTCGAGAAGAATCGGAGGAACGAATTAAAATtctcaaaaagaagaaaaagaaggccCAGTGTCATTGTTCCTTATCGCTGCAGAACAATCAGAGCAGAGATGTGGAGCTCTCACATCATGCGACAGGTGGCACCAAGGGAAATGAATTTGCTTTTAAACGAAGCAGACAGAACATTGCTTGGAGTTTGGGGCTGGATGGTGAAGTaactgagaaaaagaagaaaggtgttttgtgtttttcattaGAGGACGGTGAACATAAACTGTGTGAAAAAGCTcataaaaaaccacacaaacacattTCACCGGAAAAAGCTTTTAGGGGTGAGAACCATGGGATAGAGATTATCCAGAATGATGGGGAGAGTTAcgtaaaaaggaagaagaagaaaaagaaagataagtCTGCCTCCTTTTTACCATTGACAGATAATCAGGAGGACATCAATGGAGTTCCCAATAGCCCCACAGCATTAAGTGACTTCAGAAAAAGGCCAAGAAAGAATTCCCAGGAAATTACATGCACAAAtacagaggaagaggagactACTGGGAGTGTTAGAGAgagcaagaggaagaagagaagcaaagatGTTTGTTCCTTACCCTGTGAAGGTGATCGGGACCGCGGGCACAGAGCTCCTGACAAGCAGCTCCCAGCGCAGGGAGAAGCTGAGTCTGAGGAAAAGGAGCTTTCtgggaaaaaacacagaagggaTATCGTGGATGATAATGAAGtcatcaagaagaaaaagaaggttcggaaagaggaggaggaaacaaCATATTCAAAAGTTTCTCTAAACAGTGCATCTAAAAGCCAAAAAATAATGCTACTggaaagcaataaaaagaacaaagagagggGAATGAAGCGAGCTGAGTGTGTCGCAGGGGATGGGGGAGATCAGGTGTTACGTGATAGTAATCGTGTGCTCTgtgacagaaaaaggaaaagaagaaaaagcgaAGTACTGCAGGACTTTGCTGAAGATCCAGgttcaaaagcaaacacacaaaagatCGAAAGAGAAGAGGTGGGTGATGAGGCGCTGGTGAGTTGTGAAAGAGCGGGGTCTGTGCACCCTGAGCTGCGGCACCGGCGGCTGTTCAGGCCGGTCCCTGTTTGCGGGTGTTGTGTCTGCTCAGCGTGGGGCTGCACCGGGTCAAAAGGGGCTCCTCTGGGTTTTGGGAAGCGGGATCAGCTCATCTTCatcagccaccaagatgctgaagggagtggagcatctcccgtgtgaggaaaggctgagggagctggggctctggagctggacaagaggagactgaggggggactcattcctggggatcaatatggaaagggggagtgtcaggaggatggagccaggctcttctggtgacaaccagtgacaggacaaggggcaatgggtgcaaactggaacacaggaggttccacttaaatttgagaagaaacttgttcccagtgagggtggcagagcctggcccaggctgcccagggaggtcgtggagtctccttctgtgcagacattccaaccccctggacaccttcctgtgtaacctcatctgggtgttcctgctccatggggggattgcactggatgagctttccagggcccttccggcccctgacattctgggattctgtgatctattgATTTTGGCACCTCATAGTTGTGAAACGCAGCAAAGGATTGTTTAATGCCCACTGCTGTGGTCATCTAGTGTTTTGATTGTGAAAATGTCAATATTACAACTAACAGCAAGTATTCGCACAAAAAGAAAACGAGTATGTACAGTCATAGATGttctgctgtccctcctgctcCTAGCAAAGTGGCAACCCTCCTAAGAAACAGGATTTTAATACCATGTCATTTAACCTGAGCAGGTTGGTAACTTGAGCATCACGAGTGCATCTAAGCCTGTTTTTTAGACTTCCATTCAAGCTTTTGCcactgttgctgctgcaggTGCATAGTGTGAGAAACAAGGGGGAAATTTAGCCAAAATGTGGTGTTTAATTTGGATGAAGCTTCAGAGAACATCTTAAGAATCTTCATTGCAGCCCAGGCCTAGGGCACCCATGTATACATTTTGATAGAAAAATAGCAGAGGGCAACCTAAACTCAAATTCTTACTTAAATATAAGTCTCTgccagaaaagagaaacatttgaGAGATGTGTAAATGATAACTGAAGGTCCAGCCTGTTGAAGGgaaccccatcccaccccatcccaccccatcccatcccaccccatcccgcCCCATCCCATCCCGCCCCAcctcaccccaccccaccccatcccaccccatcccatcccattgtCATGCCCGTTGCCACTGCTGGGTGGAACAAACACAGATTAGAAGATTCGAAATACAGAGGTtttgtctttgattttttttccccaaaattagACTACTAAGATCTGGgtttattgcttttaattttttttccttttttttttccaaacattcctttttttttaatatatatgctTAGGGTcatattttaaagctatttaaGTCCCTAATGTTAGCATCTGCATGCCCAGCCTCTGTCGTCAATAGGGGCCAAGCTTTGAGACACTCAGAAATTCAGTAAGTATGTGTCTGTATATTTAGGTGCTTATACAACTTTGATAGCAGCTCATTACGAGTCATTAGGagctgcttttaattttcacaGGTAATGGGAAGCTGCGCTCTGGTTGGTGTTTATCCAGCAGTGGGGAGGTCTGGAGCACACTTCACGGTGTGCGGTTCTTTGTTGTGCACTCACATACGCAGTTTCTTCATGTTCTGGGGAAAGCTGGCTGCTTTCTGGGGTCTAATGCTAATGATTAAGTATAGATTTTATATAAGCAGGTTTTTCAGCCTTTATGGAGATGCATATACATTGTTCTCCACAAAGGTTTGTGGTGGGATTGTCTCTGCTTGTCAGTGGTTCGGTGAGCAGATGTTTGGGGCTTTCTACTTAAGTTTTCTTCTATTAACCTTTCAAAGGTGGTTTTATTGCTGGGATGTGTTTTCTAATTAAATTGACATTGCCCTTTTGAGACTGTTAGACATTATTTGGGTTTGCGCAGCTGCTCACGTTCTGTGGAGGTGAGATAAGCCTGACGGTGACAAGTGAACTTGCAGGATGGTGGTGACAAGTTACGATGGAAACCACAGCAAATGCCGCGCAAACCATCGAGGAGAAGGGTGTAGAGTGACatgttagcaataggacaagggggcatggggttcagctctgccaggggaaattgaggctggagatgagaaagcaattctttgcagagagagtggtcaggcattggaatggctgcccagggaggtgctggactcaccggccctggaggtttttaaactgagactggacatggcacttagtgccatgatctagtgaatggactggagttggaccaagggttggactggatgagctctgaggtcttttccaacccagtccattctgtgattctgtgtggtttggttttccctCTTCAGCTCTGTcctttaataataaaaagtaattcAGAGAAGATTGAAGATTGGAgccatcccaggccaggctggacggggctctgagcaacctgagctggtgaagatgtccctgtcatggcagggggggcactgggagctggggaggtccttcaacccaaattattctgcaATTCGAAGTCTGGGTCAAGCAGTTCTAGAGAAACCTCATTCTCGCCAGGCCAGAAGACACCACTGTCATCAATGGCTGATACTGATATTGCATTCAACTGCGTTGTAGTCCTGAACCATTTtctagtcttagtgtgtcaccCATGCTGCCGTGTGCCTTGAAAACCCATGTTGGGCTCATGCAGCAAGCAAAAGActcagtttttaaagaaaacgtGGAGTGATACCCACTGAATACCAACGACTGATATTTTTCCTGTTGGATGCTGTTGGATTCAGGGTGGGTGGAGTGGGGAGAAGCCGGGAATCGTTTATTTGGACACCGTCCTCCTGTCGCGATGGTTTTCCCACTTGTTTCGATAGATCTGAAAAGACAGGACCAGGCCACCTAGAAGTAAATTGGGGGTTGGttttagcttttccttttcaccCAAGAGAACGAGCTCCTGATTGCAGACGGTGTCCTCGTGTTTTTTAATGGTGCGTGTAATTGTGAGCGTGTGAAATCAACTTATAAAAGGCAGCTCTGGAAAACAAGGTAAATCATGGAGGgctttaaataaaactgaaccCTCAAAAAAGGTAACAGCCGCTTCTGCTGACAGAAGCACGTTACAtatcttttccttgtcttggtGTTCCCTGGCTATTTCATGCTTGATTACAACGTTATAGCTCTATCCATAGATCTTCCCTTTGGCCACCTTTGCCGGGCTGGTCTAAACTTACGGCTGTAATTTATCACTGTCCTGGACTTGTCGCTGATCCCATTACAGCGGATGCTCAAAAATCTTCCGTAATGGGAAGCGTATTGGGAACCATCATCTGCTCTGCATTTGCACATGAGGGAGGGAGCACAACGCAGCTGCCTCTTGGTTGTTCTTTTTCTGACTGGCTATTGGGATCAACGTGTCTCAAGCTTGGCCTGTGGTTTCAAAGAGCCATTATcttaccacatttttttttaagctttatttcTGTCCCTTATTTCTTCCCTGGGGAGAAAATCTCTCCATAGAAATACACTGGTTTAACTGGCATTTCCAGCTTAGATCTATTGCTTCTCACTCCAGAACAGTACTGCTGTATTGCTTAGTATTTTTCCTACTTTAATGGTCGGAGCTGTATAAATTCTAATTAACCAGAATGGATAAAAATACTCATACacactttttcctgttttacagGAACATGTGGATGATGTAACTATTgtgcaggagaagaaaggaaactgtGATGAAGTTAACATAGACAAGGTATCCTTTGTCTTAATCGTGTGAGATATTAAGCAAGTCAGTATTTAATGCACGCATAGAATTTATAACAAAAATCTGCCTTGTTGCTTGTCTACACCAAGATTTCCCTAAATAGAGCTCTGCTTAAAGTGTGCGTTGCCTTCCAGGCGTGGAGTCCAAAATATACAGCCCCAATCAATATCAGAAGCTTATAGTAGTTTATAAGGTTAAACACAGGTTTCTTTGCCTCATGTGTAGCTGTTACCTGCATTAGAAGATTAAACATAAACCAAAGTATTCATCTAAAACACCACTTGAAAAGTCCCAGTTGTTGTGCTGAGTGTGTCAAAGGATCACGTGCAACTTTTTAATTATCCTTGcaaaaatttgaaaagaacgacttcttttattcttctcttttccttgcgAATTGAATTAACTGCGGTGTAACGGCCAGGGGATAGCGTcttgtgctgttttttctgtgtgctAGGTGAGGCGGCAGGCTCTGCAAGAAGAAATTGATAGAGAATCGGGCAAAACTAAGGTTTTCAGTCCCCAAGCGCAACAGGTACGTATGAACCTGGATGTGAGGGAAATATTGTGTCCCAGAGCACCTTCCTGCAGAAATCACTGCGGTGTTTTGTATGTGGCCAGGGAACGTGGACACAGCCACACGGTTATGCTAGAGAATGGGGTTGTAGGATCCCAGGGGTGTCCGGGAGCTGAGCAGTGAGTTCCCACAGCAGTTGGTGTTGTACAGAGCAGTAATTCCCATCATCAGGCCtcaaaagcaacattttctcTGGAGAAGGAGCCACAACAAATTGCAACAGAAGCACTTTCTGCTTGCTGTGAAATATAAATAATTGTAGGCTGTGGGACAGCAATCATGGGATTGTATCTGAATTCTTACCTGGGAGATTTCTCAGACATTCAGAAACGGGCGCACGTGGAAAGGTGAAGGGATGACAACTGGTAACGTGTGCGATATTTAGTCAGTCCTCTCCAAACTTTGACCTCTTCACTG
Encoded here:
- the KNOP1 gene encoding lysine-rich nucleolar protein 1 isoform X1; protein product: MFRPAGRNRSGVREPAGCLRRAGGPARRFRPGPGAPRVQQRRSDSPAHGRCCCCRLCRMIIKKKGKGVLEEPVQKKKRVKSSKSQPIIEIEKGVQTDTGTEGETKTKVRKKEKLKEDECLDQLELKKKKKKHKKKKVGSKLLKEARSESFVSIESHPDSEPREESEERIKILKKKKKKAQCHCSLSLQNNQSRDVELSHHATGGTKGNEFAFKRSRQNIAWSLGLDGEVTEKKKKGVLCFSLEDGEHKLCEKAHKKPHKHISPEKAFRGENHGIEIIQNDGESYVKRKKKKKKDKSASFLPLTDNQEDINGVPNSPTALSDFRKRPRKNSQEITCTNTEEEETTGSVRESKRKKRSKDVCSLPCEGDRDRGHRAPDKQLPAQGEAESEEKELSGKKHRRDIVDDNEVIKKKKKVRKEEEETTYSKVSLNSASKSQKIMLLESNKKNKERGMKRAECVAGDGGDQVLRDSNRVLCDRKRKRRKSEVLQDFAEDPGSKANTQKIEREEEHVDDVTIVQEKKGNCDEVNIDKVRRQALQEEIDRESGKTKVFSPQAQQDTRFGQWSTAAFQSPEQQLKFLRLMGGLKKGSAPPRDPSAAAHTATKALGRNGQDELQRNLEMQFHKATELKQHRGIGLGFQPAANKKAYIDKYASRSIKFED
- the KNOP1 gene encoding lysine-rich nucleolar protein 1 isoform X2, encoding MFSYQLLHGCVWDLAQVPVMIIKKKGKGVLEEPVQKKKRVKSSKSQPIIEIEKGVQTDTGTEGETKTKVRKKEKLKEDECLDQLELKKKKKKHKKKKVGSKLLKEARSESFVSIESHPDSEPREESEERIKILKKKKKKAQCHCSLSLQNNQSRDVELSHHATGGTKGNEFAFKRSRQNIAWSLGLDGEVTEKKKKGVLCFSLEDGEHKLCEKAHKKPHKHISPEKAFRGENHGIEIIQNDGESYVKRKKKKKKDKSASFLPLTDNQEDINGVPNSPTALSDFRKRPRKNSQEITCTNTEEEETTGSVRESKRKKRSKDVCSLPCEGDRDRGHRAPDKQLPAQGEAESEEKELSGKKHRRDIVDDNEVIKKKKKVRKEEEETTYSKVSLNSASKSQKIMLLESNKKNKERGMKRAECVAGDGGDQVLRDSNRVLCDRKRKRRKSEVLQDFAEDPGSKANTQKIEREEEHVDDVTIVQEKKGNCDEVNIDKVRRQALQEEIDRESGKTKVFSPQAQQDTRFGQWSTAAFQSPEQQLKFLRLMGGLKKGSAPPRDPSAAAHTATKALGRNGQDELQRNLEMQFHKATELKQHRGIGLGFQPAANKKAYIDKYASRSIKFED
- the KNOP1 gene encoding lysine-rich nucleolar protein 1 isoform X3 — protein: MIIKKKGKGVLEEPVQKKKRVKSSKSQPIIEIEKGVQTDTGTEGETKTKVRKKEKLKEDECLDQLELKKKKKKHKKKKVGSKLLKEARSESFVSIESHPDSEPREESEERIKILKKKKKKAQCHCSLSLQNNQSRDVELSHHATGGTKGNEFAFKRSRQNIAWSLGLDGEVTEKKKKGVLCFSLEDGEHKLCEKAHKKPHKHISPEKAFRGENHGIEIIQNDGESYVKRKKKKKKDKSASFLPLTDNQEDINGVPNSPTALSDFRKRPRKNSQEITCTNTEEEETTGSVRESKRKKRSKDVCSLPCEGDRDRGHRAPDKQLPAQGEAESEEKELSGKKHRRDIVDDNEVIKKKKKVRKEEEETTYSKVSLNSASKSQKIMLLESNKKNKERGMKRAECVAGDGGDQVLRDSNRVLCDRKRKRRKSEVLQDFAEDPGSKANTQKIEREEEHVDDVTIVQEKKGNCDEVNIDKVRRQALQEEIDRESGKTKVFSPQAQQDTRFGQWSTAAFQSPEQQLKFLRLMGGLKKGSAPPRDPSAAAHTATKALGRNGQDELQRNLEMQFHKATELKQHRGIGLGFQPAANKKAYIDKYASRSIKFED